The following proteins come from a genomic window of Botrytis cinerea B05.10 chromosome 14, complete sequence:
- the Bcnup2 gene encoding Bcnup2: protein MNSPQQANAAQLAARSIKAKPRGRLAGQKSSGFPPIQNNNPNNNAAAGGGSGGGLFGGSVAAPGAFNFSAPAGTPSFSPSFGDSTPNPFAQSAASTNHDDPRADTTGEEALRKSKGFSGGFRAAGEDEVALFASHSPFHHNNQQQQSNTSGSSNNTQPQNMFGAANATQSNGGGFHFGSSTPQTQTSTSGFGGFNFTPTSQAADNNSNSTFAFGSSSQAPVNNSTPAFNFGATNSGSAENSLNFGANSLSKAQNPLTLENQKENSGTSFGQNNTNNSFGAQNNSFGGSFGGSFANQANTSFTGLNSTSAAPSNSQSLFGNTTATTSAPSSSFTSSFPATSAAPSTTNLFGSTSASFPTTSAPTTTTNLFGSVNSSFPPATASSTPLFGAAKPAEATPAASSTSFFGGVKPAETTPSSSNTSFFGGVKPSESAPTAPSNSLFGSPKPAESTPSTSSNSLFGGFKPTDSTPTASSTSNIFANPPGTPAPATPFTGFGKPAESTPNLFNPNNQENGQSNNLFGSKSVEEPKDKQTLDLFSPNRPAGQQLFGSNATNSSPEKTSAQTPNALFASFGKQNSSAEHQLGGAAKDQAFAAPSTSQSESSFKIRGTAEASGLNKASSPFKSVDNPTDAAQPVTSNLFNSFSSKSQDVQPSNGSLSNGSDSHSMALIAPTDSSSQSPPSNNKALAPVTRALAPGRLSDFEFQVSEPTDMEMDSNMPLNFNAVQRKEFKALWRIASVQRSMAAYFQHLPPGADPSKGLAWMEAKKKEILAEYNIDHISNKRGRAEADENDENQENMSPQKRVRQDRERSHRIASPEKRSRSTRSPERQRSRATHDSESEINGNSVLKAPKLQPGRSSSPSKSPSRSAAPEPTPSKKRRSDTQLEIGGGESGGHKKRRPENSSHNEGVDSGNSKKNEEVDTGSSKKRRAEVYLTQNDPEGIEDGKNSNKKTLNGSSSSTSNMFKNILDSPDKSTRSVSPERKTRALPGATKEAASVPAAAPIANPFGNLAGASPIKPNTAAPSTTPSKPPVFAFAPTSTTPTTSPTKPPTFTGASGIKPPIFASAPTGGIKPPTFGSGPVNFMAQFGKKAVAYAEDNEKALMQKAKDDEFDSDDDDEAEWEAKYKKKRAAELEELEKLAQVKAPSFLVKSTDTPKATEPKETAKPAATNIFPPVATTTSTPLFGQAKPATGTAESIFNSANTSRASTPNLFSSNGSVLDGAAIASGKTPSFSGNPFAHLSDVESKNQNDEDDESSDGGSNSDRDGEKKDTSYQSNPSKGTASSPSTPVDENGSSNISKKSLPEPEKFNLFGSAAKTGAVTPTPGTGGSLSSRMTFGAAPEEKDDLAPKPATNIFGSSFGATSSTPEDKTWKPNTPIKFGSDAPSAPVFSFTSATPSSSTPTKPTTNPLGGLFGSSGTSASTLVGGSTATTGFQFGAPPSAPASSFPSADASRANSPGAATGGADDNDPEKVHAQVNLLESSPGEEHEDAVYSVRTRALKFNPAKAGDANSSPWDTKGVGPLKVLSHKETKATRIVLRSDPSGSIIINRSLFSKFKYEASGKTVKLNTVGDDGKLETWVLQLKNVELAEELAKSLEENKINN from the exons ATGAATTCGCCGCAACAAGCAAATGCTGCTCAGCTAGCAGCACGCAGCATCAAAGCAAAACCTAGAGGCAGATTAGCCGGTCAAAAAAGTAGTGGCTTTCCACCCATACAAAACAACAACCCTAATAATAATGCTGCCGCTGGTGGTGGAAGCGGTGGCGGTTTGTTCGGTGGAAGTGTAGCTGCGCCTGGTGCATTCAACTTTTCAGCGCCGGCCGGAACACCATCTTTCAGTCCTTCATTTGGAGACTCGACACCAAATCCGTTCGCACAATCAGCTGCATCAACCAACCACGATGACCCACGTGCAGATACGACGGGCGAAGAAGCTCTAAGAAAAAGCAAGGGATTCAGCGGTGGCTTCAGAGCAGCTGGTGAAGACGAGGTAGCCTTGTTTGCTTCACACTCTCCATTCCATCATAATAATCAACAGCAGCAATCAAATACATCAGGTTCTTCCAATAATACACAACCACAAAATATGTTCGGTGCAGCCAACGCGACACAGTCGAACGGAGGTGGATTCCATTTTGGATCTTCAACTCCGCAGACTCAAACATCAACTTCAGGTTTCGGTGGCTTCAATTTTACACCTACATCCCAAGCGGCAGATAACAATAGTAATTCcacttttgcttttggttCCTCGTCACAAGCTCCAGTGAATAATAGCACCCCAGCCTTCAATTTCGGTGCGACAAATTCGGGTTCGGCagaaaattctttgaattttggtGCAAATTCACTTTCAAAGGCACAAAATCCTCTCACccttgaaaatcaaaaa GAAAATTCGGGTACCTCATTCGGACAGAACAATACCAACAATTCTTTCGGTGCGCAAAATAACTCATTTGGCGGCTCCTTTGGTGGTTCCTTTGCAAACCAAGCCAATACGAGTTTTACTGGTCTCAATTCTACCAGTGCTGCACCTTCAAACTCTCAGAGCCTGTTCGGCAACACTACTGCAACCACATCTGCTCCGTCTTCCTCTTTCACCTCATCCTTCCCTGCAACTTCAGCTGCTCCAAGTACCACGAATTTGTTTGGAAGCACTTCTGCTTCGTTCCCCACTACATCAGCACCAACCACTACTACCAATTTGTTTGGCAGTGTTAACTCGTCATTTCCTCCTGCGACTGCTTCGAGCACTCCACTTTTTGGTGCTGCTAAGCCTGCTGAGGCTACCCCAGCTGCTTCCAGCACCTCATTTTTCGGTGGTGTCAAACCCGCAGAGACAAcgccatcttcttcaaatactTCCTTCTTTGGTGGTGTCAAGCCTTCCGAGTCGGCTCCAACGGCTCCAAGCAACTCATTGTTTGGTAGCCCTAAGCCTGCCGAGTCAACTCCATCAACTTCAAGCAATTCACTCTTTGGTGGTTTCAAGCCTACTGATTCGACCCCAACTGCTTCGAGCACATCGAATATCTTCGCCAACCCTCCAGGAACGCCTGCACCTGCAACACCTTTTACCGGCTTTGGCAAACCAGCAGAATCAACTCCAAATCTCTTCAATCCTAACAACCAGGAAAATGGCCAAAGCAACAATCTATTTGGATCAAAATCTGTAGAAGAGCCAAAAGACAAGCAAACTCTTGATCTGTTTAGTCCGAACAGACCGGCCGGCCAACAACTCTTTGGGTCGAATGCAACGAACAGTTCGCCAGAGAAGACATCTGCCCAAACTCCAAATGCTCTCTTCGCAAGCTTTGGCAAGCAGAATTCTTCAGCAGAACATCAACTGGGCGGTGCAGCCAAAGATCAAGCT TTCGCTGCTCCATCTACCAGCCAATCTGAATCTTCCTTCAAGATTCGCGGTACTGCTGAGGCGTCTGGTTTAAACaaagcttcttctcctttcaaATCAGTAGACAACCCAACGGACGCAGCACAGCCCGTTACAAGCAACTTGTTTaatagcttctcttctaaATCACAAGATGTCCAGCCCTCTAACGGATCTTTGAGCAACGGCTCCGATTCACATTCAATGGCTCTCATTGCTCCTACAGACTCATCTTCGCAGTCTCCGCCCTCCAATAACAAGGCACTTGCTCCTGTTACGAGAGCACTTGCTCCTGGTAGATTGTCCGATTTTGAGTTCCAAGTATCTGAACCCACAGACATGGAGATGGATTCCAATATGCCTCTTAACTTTAACGCGgttcaaagaaaagaattcaaagcaCTTTGGCGCATTGCATCCGTGCAAAGATCAATGGCAGCTTACTTCCAGCATTTGCCCCCTGGAGCAGATCCATCTAAAGGATTGGCATGGATGGAAGCCAAAAAGAAGGAGATTCTTGCAGAATATAACATTGATCATATTTCCAACAAGCGAGGCAGGGCAGAGGCTGATGAGAATGACGAGAACCAAGAAAACATGAGCCCTCAAAAGCGAGTTAGACAAGATAGAGAACGCTCGCATCGCATTGCTAGCCCAGAAAAGCGATCGCGGAGTACTCGTAGTCCAGAAAGACAACGCTCACGTGCGACACACGATTCCGAGTCTGAGATCAATGGCAATTCGGTATTGAAAGCACCAAAACTCCAGCCTGGCCGTTCATCCAGTCCAAGCAAATCGCCTTCCAGAAGCGCAGCTCCAGAACCAACTCCAAgtaagaagagaagaagtgaCACTCAATTGGAAATAGGTGGCGGAGAAAGTGGCGGAcacaagaagagaagaccTGAGAATTCAAGTCACAACGAAGGAGTTGACAGTGGTAACAGCAAAAAGAACGAGGAAGTTGACACTGGTAGCagcaagaagagaagagccGAGGTTTATTTGACTCAAAATGATCCTGAAGGTATTGAAGATGGCAAGAACAGCAACAAGAAAACTCTAAACGGTTCTAGTTCAAGCACTTCTAACATGTTCAAGAACATTTTGGACAGCCCAGATAAATCAACCAGATCTGTCAGTCCAGAGAGAAAGACTCGGGCATTGCCTGGAGCTACTAAGGAAGCTGCATCGGTTCCAGCAGCGGCACCTATTGCAAATccttttggaaatttggcAGGTGCTTCTCCTATCAAACCTAATACCGCTGCACCCTCTACTACGCCAAGCAAACCTCCAGTCTTCGCATTCGCACCTACATCTACCACACCTACTACCTCCCCTACTAAACCACCCACATTTACTGGTGCTAGTGGTATTAAACCACCTATCTTCGCTAGCGCTCCTACTGGCGGTATCAAGCCACCAACTTTTGGAAGTGGACCCGTCAACTTCATGGCTCAATTTGGTAAAAAGGCCGTTGCATATGCAGAAGATAACGAAAAGGCTTTGATGCAAAAAGCTaaggatgatgaatttgattccgatgacgatgatgaagctGAGTGGGAGGCTAaatacaagaagaagagagctGCGGAGcttgaagaattggagaagctTGCGCAGGTCAAGGCTCCTTCTTTCCTCGTCAAATCCACCGATACTCCAAAAGCCACCGAGCCAAAAGAGACTGCAAAGCCAGCCGCTACAAATATCTTCCCACCGGTTGCTACCACTACTTCTACGCCATTGTTCGGACAAGCTAAACCTGCTACCGGCACTGCTGAGAGTATCTTTAACTCGGCAAACACCTCAAGAGCATCAACTCCTAACTTGTTCTCTAGCAATGGATCTGTCCTTGATGGTGCTGCAATTGCTTCAGGAAAGACCCCCTCATTTTCTGGTAACCCATTTGCGCATCTCTCTGATGTAGAATCCAAGAATCAGAATGACGAGGACGATGAAAGTTCTGACGGTGGTTCTAACAGTGACCGGGATggtgaaaagaaagatacaaGTTACCAATCAAACCCAAGCAAGGGCACTGCAAGTTCACCTAGTACTCCTGTTGATGAGAATGGCTCTAGCAATATCTCCAAAAAATCACTTCCTGAACCAGAAAAGTTCAATTTGTTTGGTTCAGCTGCCAAGACTGGTGCAGTCACACCCACTCCTGGTACTGGCGGAAGTCTTTCTAGTCGCATGACTTTTGGTGCTGCTCCagaagagaaggatgatTTGGCTCCAAAGCCAGCCACAAACATATTCGGTAGCTCTTTTGGCGCAACTTCTAGTACTCCTGAAGATAAAACCTGGAAACCAAATACACCAATCAAATTTGGTAGTGATGCACCTTCTGCACCAGTTTTCAGCTTTACTAGTGCTACACCATCCTCTTCTACCCCAACCAAACCAACAACCAACCCATTGGGAGGGTTGTTTGGTAGTTCTGGAACCTCAGCTTCTACTCTCGTTGGTGGATCTACTGCTACTACAGGATTCCAGTTCGGCGCTCCACCATCAGCACCGGCTTCTTCATTCCCTTCTGCAGATGCATCCCGAGCCAACTCACCTGGTGCAGCCACCGGTGGCGCTGATGATAATGATCCCGAAAAGGTCCACGCTCAGGTGAATCTTTTGGAATCTAGTCCAGGTGAAGAACATGAAGATGCTGTCTACTCTGTTCGAACTAGAGCTTTGAAGTTCAATCCAGCAAAGGCTGGTGACGCAAATTCTAGCCCATGGGATACCAAAGGTGTTGGACCACTGAAGGTACTTAGCCACAAAGAGACGAAGGCTACTCGAATTGTTTTGCGAAGTGATCCATCAGGAtctatcatcatcaataGATCActtttttcgaaattcaaatatgaGGCCAGTGGCAAGACTGTCAAGCTTAATACTGTTGGCGACGATGGAAAGTTGGAAACATGGGTTCTCCAACTCAAAAATGTTGAATTGGCGGAAGAATTGGCTAAGTCTCTGGAGGAAAACAAGATCAACAACTAA
- the Bcnup2 gene encoding Bcnup2: MNSPQQANAAQLAARSIKAKPRGRLAGQKSSGFPPIQNNNPNNNAAAGGGSGGGLFGGSVAAPGAFNFSAPAGTPSFSPSFGDSTPNPFAQSAASTNHDDPRADTTGEEALRKSKGFSGGFRAAGEDEQSNTSGSSNNTQPQNMFGAANATQSNGGGFHFGSSTPQTQTSTSGFGGFNFTPTSQAADNNSNSTFAFGSSSQAPVNNSTPAFNFGATNSGSAENSLNFGANSLSKAQNPLTLENQKENSGTSFGQNNTNNSFGAQNNSFGGSFGGSFANQANTSFTGLNSTSAAPSNSQSLFGNTTATTSAPSSSFTSSFPATSAAPSTTNLFGSTSASFPTTSAPTTTTNLFGSVNSSFPPATASSTPLFGAAKPAEATPAASSTSFFGGVKPAETTPSSSNTSFFGGVKPSESAPTAPSNSLFGSPKPAESTPSTSSNSLFGGFKPTDSTPTASSTSNIFANPPGTPAPATPFTGFGKPAESTPNLFNPNNQENGQSNNLFGSKSVEEPKDKQTLDLFSPNRPAGQQLFGSNATNSSPEKTSAQTPNALFASFGKQNSSAEHQLGGAAKDQAFAAPSTSQSESSFKIRGTAEASGLNKASSPFKSVDNPTDAAQPVTSNLFNSFSSKSQDVQPSNGSLSNGSDSHSMALIAPTDSSSQSPPSNNKALAPVTRALAPGRLSDFEFQVSEPTDMEMDSNMPLNFNAVQRKEFKALWRIASVQRSMAAYFQHLPPGADPSKGLAWMEAKKKEILAEYNIDHISNKRGRAEADENDENQENMSPQKRVRQDRERSHRIASPEKRSRSTRSPERQRSRATHDSESEINGNSVLKAPKLQPGRSSSPSKSPSRSAAPEPTPSKKRRSDTQLEIGGGESGGHKKRRPENSSHNEGVDSGNSKKNEEVDTGSSKKRRAEVYLTQNDPEGIEDGKNSNKKTLNGSSSSTSNMFKNILDSPDKSTRSVSPERKTRALPGATKEAASVPAAAPIANPFGNLAGASPIKPNTAAPSTTPSKPPVFAFAPTSTTPTTSPTKPPTFTGASGIKPPIFASAPTGGIKPPTFGSGPVNFMAQFGKKAVAYAEDNEKALMQKAKDDEFDSDDDDEAEWEAKYKKKRAAELEELEKLAQVKAPSFLVKSTDTPKATEPKETAKPAATNIFPPVATTTSTPLFGQAKPATGTAESIFNSANTSRASTPNLFSSNGSVLDGAAIASGKTPSFSGNPFAHLSDVESKNQNDEDDESSDGGSNSDRDGEKKDTSYQSNPSKGTASSPSTPVDENGSSNISKKSLPEPEKFNLFGSAAKTGAVTPTPGTGGSLSSRMTFGAAPEEKDDLAPKPATNIFGSSFGATSSTPEDKTWKPNTPIKFGSDAPSAPVFSFTSATPSSSTPTKPTTNPLGGLFGSSGTSASTLVGGSTATTGFQFGAPPSAPASSFPSADASRANSPGAATGGADDNDPEKVHAQVNLLESSPGEEHEDAVYSVRTRALKFNPAKAGDANSSPWDTKGVGPLKVLSHKETKATRIVLRSDPSGSIIINRSLFSKFKYEASGKTVKLNTVGDDGKLETWVLQLKNVELAEELAKSLEENKINN; encoded by the exons ATGAATTCGCCGCAACAAGCAAATGCTGCTCAGCTAGCAGCACGCAGCATCAAAGCAAAACCTAGAGGCAGATTAGCCGGTCAAAAAAGTAGTGGCTTTCCACCCATACAAAACAACAACCCTAATAATAATGCTGCCGCTGGTGGTGGAAGCGGTGGCGGTTTGTTCGGTGGAAGTGTAGCTGCGCCTGGTGCATTCAACTTTTCAGCGCCGGCCGGAACACCATCTTTCAGTCCTTCATTTGGAGACTCGACACCAAATCCGTTCGCACAATCAGCTGCATCAACCAACCACGATGACCCACGTGCAGATACGACGGGCGAAGAAGCTCTAAGAAAAAGCAAGGGATTCAGCGGTGGCTTCAGAGCAGCTGGTGAAGACGAG CAATCAAATACATCAGGTTCTTCCAATAATACACAACCACAAAATATGTTCGGTGCAGCCAACGCGACACAGTCGAACGGAGGTGGATTCCATTTTGGATCTTCAACTCCGCAGACTCAAACATCAACTTCAGGTTTCGGTGGCTTCAATTTTACACCTACATCCCAAGCGGCAGATAACAATAGTAATTCcacttttgcttttggttCCTCGTCACAAGCTCCAGTGAATAATAGCACCCCAGCCTTCAATTTCGGTGCGACAAATTCGGGTTCGGCagaaaattctttgaattttggtGCAAATTCACTTTCAAAGGCACAAAATCCTCTCACccttgaaaatcaaaaa GAAAATTCGGGTACCTCATTCGGACAGAACAATACCAACAATTCTTTCGGTGCGCAAAATAACTCATTTGGCGGCTCCTTTGGTGGTTCCTTTGCAAACCAAGCCAATACGAGTTTTACTGGTCTCAATTCTACCAGTGCTGCACCTTCAAACTCTCAGAGCCTGTTCGGCAACACTACTGCAACCACATCTGCTCCGTCTTCCTCTTTCACCTCATCCTTCCCTGCAACTTCAGCTGCTCCAAGTACCACGAATTTGTTTGGAAGCACTTCTGCTTCGTTCCCCACTACATCAGCACCAACCACTACTACCAATTTGTTTGGCAGTGTTAACTCGTCATTTCCTCCTGCGACTGCTTCGAGCACTCCACTTTTTGGTGCTGCTAAGCCTGCTGAGGCTACCCCAGCTGCTTCCAGCACCTCATTTTTCGGTGGTGTCAAACCCGCAGAGACAAcgccatcttcttcaaatactTCCTTCTTTGGTGGTGTCAAGCCTTCCGAGTCGGCTCCAACGGCTCCAAGCAACTCATTGTTTGGTAGCCCTAAGCCTGCCGAGTCAACTCCATCAACTTCAAGCAATTCACTCTTTGGTGGTTTCAAGCCTACTGATTCGACCCCAACTGCTTCGAGCACATCGAATATCTTCGCCAACCCTCCAGGAACGCCTGCACCTGCAACACCTTTTACCGGCTTTGGCAAACCAGCAGAATCAACTCCAAATCTCTTCAATCCTAACAACCAGGAAAATGGCCAAAGCAACAATCTATTTGGATCAAAATCTGTAGAAGAGCCAAAAGACAAGCAAACTCTTGATCTGTTTAGTCCGAACAGACCGGCCGGCCAACAACTCTTTGGGTCGAATGCAACGAACAGTTCGCCAGAGAAGACATCTGCCCAAACTCCAAATGCTCTCTTCGCAAGCTTTGGCAAGCAGAATTCTTCAGCAGAACATCAACTGGGCGGTGCAGCCAAAGATCAAGCT TTCGCTGCTCCATCTACCAGCCAATCTGAATCTTCCTTCAAGATTCGCGGTACTGCTGAGGCGTCTGGTTTAAACaaagcttcttctcctttcaaATCAGTAGACAACCCAACGGACGCAGCACAGCCCGTTACAAGCAACTTGTTTaatagcttctcttctaaATCACAAGATGTCCAGCCCTCTAACGGATCTTTGAGCAACGGCTCCGATTCACATTCAATGGCTCTCATTGCTCCTACAGACTCATCTTCGCAGTCTCCGCCCTCCAATAACAAGGCACTTGCTCCTGTTACGAGAGCACTTGCTCCTGGTAGATTGTCCGATTTTGAGTTCCAAGTATCTGAACCCACAGACATGGAGATGGATTCCAATATGCCTCTTAACTTTAACGCGgttcaaagaaaagaattcaaagcaCTTTGGCGCATTGCATCCGTGCAAAGATCAATGGCAGCTTACTTCCAGCATTTGCCCCCTGGAGCAGATCCATCTAAAGGATTGGCATGGATGGAAGCCAAAAAGAAGGAGATTCTTGCAGAATATAACATTGATCATATTTCCAACAAGCGAGGCAGGGCAGAGGCTGATGAGAATGACGAGAACCAAGAAAACATGAGCCCTCAAAAGCGAGTTAGACAAGATAGAGAACGCTCGCATCGCATTGCTAGCCCAGAAAAGCGATCGCGGAGTACTCGTAGTCCAGAAAGACAACGCTCACGTGCGACACACGATTCCGAGTCTGAGATCAATGGCAATTCGGTATTGAAAGCACCAAAACTCCAGCCTGGCCGTTCATCCAGTCCAAGCAAATCGCCTTCCAGAAGCGCAGCTCCAGAACCAACTCCAAgtaagaagagaagaagtgaCACTCAATTGGAAATAGGTGGCGGAGAAAGTGGCGGAcacaagaagagaagaccTGAGAATTCAAGTCACAACGAAGGAGTTGACAGTGGTAACAGCAAAAAGAACGAGGAAGTTGACACTGGTAGCagcaagaagagaagagccGAGGTTTATTTGACTCAAAATGATCCTGAAGGTATTGAAGATGGCAAGAACAGCAACAAGAAAACTCTAAACGGTTCTAGTTCAAGCACTTCTAACATGTTCAAGAACATTTTGGACAGCCCAGATAAATCAACCAGATCTGTCAGTCCAGAGAGAAAGACTCGGGCATTGCCTGGAGCTACTAAGGAAGCTGCATCGGTTCCAGCAGCGGCACCTATTGCAAATccttttggaaatttggcAGGTGCTTCTCCTATCAAACCTAATACCGCTGCACCCTCTACTACGCCAAGCAAACCTCCAGTCTTCGCATTCGCACCTACATCTACCACACCTACTACCTCCCCTACTAAACCACCCACATTTACTGGTGCTAGTGGTATTAAACCACCTATCTTCGCTAGCGCTCCTACTGGCGGTATCAAGCCACCAACTTTTGGAAGTGGACCCGTCAACTTCATGGCTCAATTTGGTAAAAAGGCCGTTGCATATGCAGAAGATAACGAAAAGGCTTTGATGCAAAAAGCTaaggatgatgaatttgattccgatgacgatgatgaagctGAGTGGGAGGCTAaatacaagaagaagagagctGCGGAGcttgaagaattggagaagctTGCGCAGGTCAAGGCTCCTTCTTTCCTCGTCAAATCCACCGATACTCCAAAAGCCACCGAGCCAAAAGAGACTGCAAAGCCAGCCGCTACAAATATCTTCCCACCGGTTGCTACCACTACTTCTACGCCATTGTTCGGACAAGCTAAACCTGCTACCGGCACTGCTGAGAGTATCTTTAACTCGGCAAACACCTCAAGAGCATCAACTCCTAACTTGTTCTCTAGCAATGGATCTGTCCTTGATGGTGCTGCAATTGCTTCAGGAAAGACCCCCTCATTTTCTGGTAACCCATTTGCGCATCTCTCTGATGTAGAATCCAAGAATCAGAATGACGAGGACGATGAAAGTTCTGACGGTGGTTCTAACAGTGACCGGGATggtgaaaagaaagatacaaGTTACCAATCAAACCCAAGCAAGGGCACTGCAAGTTCACCTAGTACTCCTGTTGATGAGAATGGCTCTAGCAATATCTCCAAAAAATCACTTCCTGAACCAGAAAAGTTCAATTTGTTTGGTTCAGCTGCCAAGACTGGTGCAGTCACACCCACTCCTGGTACTGGCGGAAGTCTTTCTAGTCGCATGACTTTTGGTGCTGCTCCagaagagaaggatgatTTGGCTCCAAAGCCAGCCACAAACATATTCGGTAGCTCTTTTGGCGCAACTTCTAGTACTCCTGAAGATAAAACCTGGAAACCAAATACACCAATCAAATTTGGTAGTGATGCACCTTCTGCACCAGTTTTCAGCTTTACTAGTGCTACACCATCCTCTTCTACCCCAACCAAACCAACAACCAACCCATTGGGAGGGTTGTTTGGTAGTTCTGGAACCTCAGCTTCTACTCTCGTTGGTGGATCTACTGCTACTACAGGATTCCAGTTCGGCGCTCCACCATCAGCACCGGCTTCTTCATTCCCTTCTGCAGATGCATCCCGAGCCAACTCACCTGGTGCAGCCACCGGTGGCGCTGATGATAATGATCCCGAAAAGGTCCACGCTCAGGTGAATCTTTTGGAATCTAGTCCAGGTGAAGAACATGAAGATGCTGTCTACTCTGTTCGAACTAGAGCTTTGAAGTTCAATCCAGCAAAGGCTGGTGACGCAAATTCTAGCCCATGGGATACCAAAGGTGTTGGACCACTGAAGGTACTTAGCCACAAAGAGACGAAGGCTACTCGAATTGTTTTGCGAAGTGATCCATCAGGAtctatcatcatcaataGATCActtttttcgaaattcaaatatgaGGCCAGTGGCAAGACTGTCAAGCTTAATACTGTTGGCGACGATGGAAAGTTGGAAACATGGGTTCTCCAACTCAAAAATGTTGAATTGGCGGAAGAATTGGCTAAGTCTCTGGAGGAAAACAAGATCAACAACTAA